The following are encoded in a window of Caldisericota bacterium genomic DNA:
- a CDS encoding radical SAM protein: MKTEDKVKKLYDLFSPCYLCPLNCGVKRKEGETGSCSAGNRLKISSYTIYKGEEPPLVGNVGAGAIFFSYCNLKCVYCQNYNFSQLFSGREISIGDLVNIMLELQNKGAANINLITATHFFPQIAEALSIAKSKGLTLPIVYNTSGYESVEVLQLLHGFIDIYLADFRYGTNASGERYSKVPNYVEITKAAVKEMYNQVGNLVVNDNGIAKKGLIVRHLLFPGGIEELRVVVDFVVNSLSKDVYFSLMSQYVPVYRAKEYPEINRKITREEFLLATRVVREAGITNGWIQYG; this comes from the coding sequence ATGAAGACAGAAGATAAAGTAAAAAAACTTTATGATCTGTTTTCCCCGTGTTACCTGTGCCCTTTAAATTGCGGCGTGAAACGAAAAGAAGGAGAAACAGGTTCGTGCAGTGCCGGAAACAGATTAAAGATTTCTTCTTACACTATTTACAAAGGCGAAGAGCCCCCTCTTGTTGGCAATGTAGGTGCCGGTGCCATTTTTTTTAGTTATTGTAATTTAAAGTGTGTATATTGCCAGAATTATAATTTTAGCCAGCTTTTTTCTGGCAGAGAAATTTCTATAGGAGACCTTGTAAACATTATGCTGGAATTGCAAAATAAAGGGGCTGCCAATATAAATCTCATCACTGCGACGCATTTTTTCCCGCAGATTGCCGAAGCGCTTTCTATTGCGAAGAGTAAAGGTTTAACACTCCCTATCGTTTATAATACGAGTGGATATGAATCAGTGGAAGTCCTGCAGCTTTTACATGGGTTCATTGATATTTATCTCGCTGACTTCAGATATGGCACAAATGCTTCAGGTGAAAGATATTCCAAAGTACCTAATTATGTTGAGATTACCAAAGCCGCTGTAAAAGAGATGTACAATCAGGTGGGGAATCTCGTAGTGAATGACAACGGTATTGCTAAGAAAGGGCTTATTGTAAGGCATCTTCTTTTTCCTGGCGGTATTGAGGAGTTGCGAGTCGTTGTTGATTTTGTGGTAAACAGTTTATCGAAAGATGTTTATTTTAGTTTAATGAGCCAGTATGTGCCTGTTTACCGCGCGAAAGAGTATCCTGAAATAAACAGAAAAATAACCAGAGAAGAGTTTCTTTTGGCTACAAGAGTTGTACGCGAAGCGGGCATTACAAACGGGTGGATTCAGTACGGATAA
- the rplT gene encoding 50S ribosomal protein L20: protein MRVKAGSVTRKRHKKILKLAEGYRGASSKRYRRANEAVLHAMKNAYVHRRERKREFRSLWIIRINALSREYGLSYSKLMDGLKKAGVEIDRKMLADLAVNDQEAFEVLVNQAKETLEKAVKH, encoded by the coding sequence ATGAGAGTAAAAGCAGGTTCCGTAACCAGGAAGAGACATAAAAAGATTTTAAAATTAGCAGAAGGGTATAGAGGTGCTTCTTCTAAACGATATAGAAGAGCAAATGAGGCTGTTCTTCATGCAATGAAAAATGCATATGTGCACAGAAGAGAAAGAAAAAGAGAGTTTAGAAGCTTATGGATTATAAGGATTAATGCGCTTTCAAGGGAGTACGGCTTGAGCTATAGTAAACTGATGGATGGTTTAAAAAAAGCTGGCGTAGAGATAGATCGAAAGATGCTTGCAGACCTTGCGGTTAACGATCAGGAAGCATTCGAAGTTTTAGTGAATCAAGCTAAAGAAACATTGGAAAAAGCTGTTAAACATTAA
- the thrS gene encoding threonine--tRNA ligase, translating into MSENIEVKVYDQKLLLDKGVSVKDIFAQMNLLNKNVIAAKTNSGTKLDLSTNIIDNTELEPVTIDSKDGEEVLRHSVAHILAQAVMHLFPGVYFAIGPAIENGFYYDFDLDHSFVPEDLVSISEEMNKIVEADYVFEKKETTKEKAIKYFKERGEIYKVELLEELPGDTVTLYTQGDFTDLCRGPHLPSTGYAKYFKLLSVAGAYWRGSEKNKMLQRIYGTAFATKKALKEYISFLEEAKQRDHRKLGKELDLFSINENVGPGLILWHPKGAMIRKIVEDFWQDEHIKRGYGFVRSPHIARVEIWQTSGHWDFYRENMFSPIEVDKGSYMIKPMNCPFHIMIYKTKTRSYRDLPIRYAELGTVYRYEKSGVLHGLLRVRGFTQDDAHLFVMPDQLEDEIINVLDFTKFMIESFGFTKYNIYLSTRPEKYVGTLDKWELATEALKKAVEKLGLAYKVDPGEGVFYGPKIDVKLVDALGREWQGPTVQVDFNLPERFDVSYIGPDGKEHQPIVLHRVVLGSIERFFGTLIEHYAGAFPVWLAPVQIKIVTISDAHSDYAKKVYNVLVDRKIRVELDNRNEKMNAKIRDAEKEKVPYILVIGDKEAKSESVSVRRRKKGNLGAVKLEEFIERIEQEIKEKTID; encoded by the coding sequence ATGTCAGAAAATATTGAGGTTAAAGTATATGATCAGAAACTGCTTCTTGATAAAGGAGTTTCTGTGAAAGATATTTTTGCTCAAATGAACTTGTTAAATAAAAATGTTATTGCCGCAAAAACCAACAGTGGTACAAAATTAGATCTTTCGACAAATATTATCGATAATACAGAGCTTGAACCTGTGACGATTGATTCAAAGGACGGCGAGGAAGTGCTTCGCCATAGTGTTGCACATATCCTCGCCCAGGCAGTCATGCATCTTTTTCCCGGAGTTTATTTTGCAATAGGGCCTGCCATTGAAAATGGGTTCTATTATGATTTTGATCTTGACCATTCTTTTGTCCCCGAAGATCTCGTCAGCATATCAGAAGAGATGAATAAGATTGTAGAAGCTGATTATGTTTTTGAAAAAAAAGAAACAACTAAAGAAAAAGCAATTAAATATTTTAAAGAGCGAGGAGAAATTTATAAAGTAGAATTATTGGAGGAGCTACCTGGGGATACCGTTACTCTTTATACTCAAGGTGATTTTACGGATCTTTGCAGAGGCCCGCATCTCCCGTCAACAGGGTATGCGAAGTATTTTAAACTTCTTTCCGTTGCAGGTGCTTATTGGCGGGGTAGCGAAAAGAACAAAATGCTTCAAAGAATATACGGGACGGCATTTGCTACCAAGAAGGCGTTGAAAGAATACATAAGCTTCCTTGAAGAAGCTAAACAACGAGACCATAGAAAATTAGGAAAAGAACTTGACCTGTTTAGCATTAATGAAAATGTTGGCCCTGGACTTATTCTTTGGCATCCAAAAGGCGCTATGATACGGAAAATAGTGGAAGATTTTTGGCAAGACGAACATATAAAGAGGGGTTACGGGTTTGTTCGTTCTCCGCATATTGCAAGGGTAGAAATATGGCAAACATCAGGCCATTGGGATTTTTACAGGGAAAATATGTTTTCTCCAATTGAAGTTGATAAAGGTTCCTATATGATAAAGCCGATGAATTGTCCGTTTCATATTATGATATATAAGACAAAAACAAGAAGTTACAGAGATTTGCCTATTCGTTATGCGGAGCTTGGTACTGTGTACAGGTATGAGAAATCAGGTGTCTTGCACGGGCTTCTTAGGGTAAGGGGATTCACTCAGGATGATGCCCATCTTTTTGTAATGCCGGATCAACTGGAAGATGAAATTATTAATGTGCTTGATTTTACTAAATTTATGATTGAGTCATTTGGATTTACAAAATATAATATTTACCTTTCAACGCGTCCCGAGAAGTATGTGGGGACTCTTGATAAATGGGAGCTTGCAACAGAAGCGTTGAAAAAGGCAGTGGAAAAGCTTGGCCTTGCGTATAAAGTTGATCCAGGGGAAGGTGTGTTCTATGGGCCAAAGATTGACGTAAAGCTTGTTGATGCACTGGGAAGAGAATGGCAAGGACCTACTGTTCAGGTCGATTTTAATTTACCTGAACGATTTGATGTAAGTTATATTGGGCCTGATGGCAAAGAGCATCAGCCTATTGTGTTACATAGAGTTGTTTTGGGCTCTATAGAGCGGTTTTTCGGTACTTTAATTGAGCATTACGCTGGCGCATTTCCTGTTTGGCTTGCTCCTGTTCAGATAAAGATTGTTACTATTTCAGATGCTCACAGTGACTATGCAAAAAAAGTTTACAATGTTTTAGTTGATAGAAAGATTAGGGTCGAATTGGATAACAGGAATGAAAAAATGAATGCAAAGATTCGAGACGCCGAGAAGGAAAAGGTGCCATACATTCTTGTTATTGGCGATAAAGAGGCGAAGAGTGAGTCTGTTTCAGTGAGGAGAAGGAAAAAAGGAAATCTTGGCGCAGTAAAACTTGAAGAGTTTATCGAAAGAATTGAACAAGAGATAAAGGAAAAAACTATTGATTAA
- a CDS encoding extracellular solute-binding protein: protein MKKIIALVVVIFLVGTILVPMARINAEDVTAVKIYIDKSTAYVNGKATTLDQPPVIMNNRTMVPIRFVTEAMGATVGWSNEERKVTITLGENIAILKIDDVKAQANGYDVYLDSAPTIIVKTSRTVVPVRFIAETLGMEVTWSGTERSVLIKHSPDWQPVEVSFWHAMNYTQGEVLDNLIKEYNATHPRTEIQGTPFSSYNPLQQKTIAAIAGGNPPVLTQAYENWVAEYITGGYLTPIEKFVNGANGLLKSDREDFFENMWANGYLPDGKMWMLPFNKSNIVMYYNVDMLEENGIAVPKTWDEFEEACKLLTKEDGSQWGASYSPSVDLWYARVYEYGGEVLSKDNRKVLFDKTSGALDATVSMNDMVQNGYVHITSGYDYQSDYGNQKCAFTFASVASYYYMNKAVGGRFQFAEAPLPAGPAGQHSVMYGTNVVIFGSTSSQAQQDGAWDFVKWFTSPRKTAQWAMGTGYLPVRKSALELPEMKEFLEEHPEVHAGYDQLANCVLQPPISAWNNSRRDVNAALQKIYLGKISPEDGLKELAAKLRANIGER from the coding sequence ATGAAAAAGATTATTGCACTTGTAGTTGTAATTTTTCTTGTTGGTACAATTTTAGTACCTATGGCAAGAATCAATGCGGAAGATGTGACGGCTGTTAAGATTTACATTGATAAGTCTACGGCCTATGTGAATGGTAAGGCAACGACTTTGGATCAGCCGCCTGTTATTATGAACAATAGGACGATGGTGCCTATTCGTTTTGTGACTGAAGCAATGGGAGCTACAGTAGGTTGGTCTAACGAAGAGAGAAAAGTTACCATTACGTTGGGGGAAAACATCGCTATATTAAAAATTGACGATGTAAAAGCTCAAGCTAATGGTTACGATGTGTACCTTGATTCTGCACCGACTATTATTGTAAAAACATCAAGAACTGTGGTACCTGTAAGATTTATTGCTGAAACATTGGGGATGGAAGTAACATGGAGCGGAACAGAGAGATCTGTCTTGATTAAGCATTCTCCCGATTGGCAGCCAGTGGAAGTTAGTTTCTGGCATGCGATGAACTATACACAAGGTGAGGTTCTTGACAATTTGATTAAAGAGTATAATGCTACTCACCCAAGGACAGAGATACAGGGTACACCGTTTTCAAGCTACAATCCGTTGCAGCAGAAAACCATCGCAGCTATTGCCGGAGGAAACCCGCCTGTTCTTACACAAGCTTATGAAAACTGGGTAGCGGAATATATTACAGGTGGCTACCTTACTCCGATAGAAAAATTTGTTAATGGCGCAAACGGATTATTGAAAAGTGATAGGGAAGATTTCTTTGAAAATATGTGGGCAAATGGGTATCTTCCTGATGGCAAAATGTGGATGCTTCCCTTTAATAAGAGCAACATTGTAATGTATTACAATGTTGATATGTTGGAAGAAAATGGTATTGCCGTTCCAAAGACCTGGGATGAGTTTGAAGAGGCATGCAAATTGCTTACCAAAGAAGATGGCAGCCAATGGGGAGCTTCTTATTCTCCTTCAGTAGATCTATGGTATGCACGTGTATACGAATATGGTGGAGAGGTCCTTTCAAAAGACAATAGAAAGGTTTTGTTTGACAAAACGTCGGGAGCACTCGATGCAACGGTGTCAATGAACGACATGGTGCAAAATGGGTATGTTCATATTACCTCAGGGTACGACTATCAAAGTGATTATGGTAATCAGAAATGTGCATTTACTTTTGCAAGTGTTGCCAGTTACTATTATATGAATAAAGCTGTAGGCGGCAGATTCCAATTTGCCGAGGCACCTTTGCCAGCAGGTCCTGCAGGACAACACTCTGTTATGTATGGTACAAATGTTGTTATATTTGGCTCGACTTCCTCTCAAGCTCAACAGGATGGTGCCTGGGACTTTGTAAAGTGGTTTACTTCTCCGAGAAAGACTGCACAATGGGCAATGGGGACTGGTTACTTACCTGTTAGAAAATCTGCGCTTGAGCTTCCGGAGATGAAAGAATTCCTTGAGGAGCATCCGGAAGTACATGCTGGTTATGACCAACTTGCAAACTGTGTTTTGCAACCTCCAATTTCTGCATGGAATAACTCAAGGAGAGATGTAAATGCAGCACTTCAGAAAATTTACCTCGGTAAAATTTCTCCGGAAGATGGCCTTAAAGAACTTGCTGCTAAGCTTAGAGCAAATATAGGCGAAAGATAA
- the dprA gene encoding DNA-processing protein DprA — translation MQIVILIIVMDDRLIWVALNLLRGNKHGEKLITIALNQYKNGSGITVPLSSKVYSDAEKEIKNAEKEDIEVLTINSQKYPKRLGDIKDPPIVLYMRGDIIDDDENAISIVGSRKCSSYGRMIAEAFSNEIASAGITVVSGLAEGIDTLSHRGALAASGRTIAVLGSGIDCIYPSSNKSLAKKIIKSGALLSEFPLGTAPHKYNFPFRNRIISGLSIATLVVEAAEHSGSLITARLAAEQGRDVFAIPGDITSDKSRGANRLIQDGVVPVTCVADILEYIGYKIEIDTKKKKRLSDEENLILDVLNNDAKTVESIAYETAISPSRLASILTHMEIKQLIKRTAGRFRKSL, via the coding sequence ATGCAAATAGTTATACTGATTATCGTTATGGATGATAGATTAATTTGGGTAGCACTTAATCTTTTGCGGGGGAATAAACATGGTGAAAAGCTAATAACCATTGCTCTTAATCAATATAAAAATGGATCCGGGATAACTGTGCCACTATCTTCAAAAGTTTATAGTGATGCTGAAAAAGAGATTAAAAACGCAGAGAAAGAAGACATCGAAGTACTAACTATTAATTCCCAAAAATATCCCAAAAGACTAGGAGATATCAAAGACCCCCCTATTGTGCTTTATATGAGGGGAGATATTATCGATGACGATGAAAATGCTATTAGTATTGTCGGCTCAAGGAAGTGCAGCTCATATGGGCGAATGATTGCTGAGGCTTTCTCTAATGAAATTGCATCAGCGGGTATAACCGTTGTTAGTGGGCTTGCAGAGGGCATAGATACCCTCTCACACAGGGGCGCGCTTGCAGCTTCTGGGAGAACTATTGCTGTATTGGGCTCGGGGATAGATTGCATTTATCCATCTTCCAATAAAAGCTTAGCTAAAAAGATTATTAAAAGTGGCGCACTGCTCTCAGAATTTCCTCTTGGTACAGCGCCGCATAAGTATAACTTTCCTTTTAGAAATCGAATTATAAGTGGTTTATCGATTGCCACTCTTGTTGTTGAAGCTGCTGAGCACAGCGGGTCTCTTATTACCGCTCGTCTTGCAGCGGAGCAGGGAAGAGATGTGTTTGCTATCCCTGGCGATATCACAAGCGATAAAAGTAGAGGGGCTAATCGACTAATACAGGACGGGGTGGTTCCCGTAACATGCGTTGCGGATATCCTGGAATATATCGGTTATAAAATAGAGATAGACACAAAAAAGAAAAAGAGATTATCCGATGAAGAAAATTTAATTCTTGATGTTTTAAATAATGACGCTAAAACTGTAGAATCTATTGCTTACGAAACAGCTATTTCTCCTAGCAGACTCGCTTCTATCCTTACCCATATGGAAATTAAGCAGCTTATTAAAAGGACAGCTGGGCGATTCAGAAAATCGCTATGA
- the trmFO gene encoding methylenetetrahydrofolate--tRNA-(uracil(54)-C(5))-methyltransferase (FADH(2)-oxidizing) TrmFO: MKINVIGGGLAGSEAALQIAKRGVEVDLYEMRPEKLTEAHKTDFFAEIVCSNSFGSMELKNPRGLLKEEAFSLGSVLLQVALRNKVPAGKALAVDRERFSKEVTSLISSSRYINVIRKEANKIPDGITVIATGPLTSASFLKTLGEALETENLYFYDAISPIVTAESLDMSRLFFAGRYGKGSDYLNAPLTKEEYEIFYNALVNAEQHLPHNFERGHFFDACLPVEEIAKRGKDSLRFGPLRPVGFDKKYFAVVQLRKENIEGSLYELVGFQTSLRYGEQERVLRLIPGFRNAEFIRFGSIHKNAYIKSSALLKDTLQLKKNPLVLIAGQLSGVEGYVESIATGLLSGINAIRIALKKDPISIPRNTLLGSLIHFIVDNPLDTPQPMRANFGLIPEGFLKINKSVRREKFIEESKRQIESLKDSL, translated from the coding sequence ATGAAAATAAATGTTATTGGCGGAGGGCTTGCAGGGAGCGAAGCAGCTTTGCAAATTGCTAAACGAGGCGTAGAAGTTGATCTCTATGAAATGCGTCCCGAAAAATTAACAGAGGCCCATAAAACAGATTTTTTTGCGGAAATTGTCTGTAGCAATTCATTTGGCTCAATGGAACTAAAGAACCCACGAGGATTGTTAAAGGAAGAAGCATTTTCTCTTGGTTCTGTTCTTTTACAGGTGGCTTTGAGAAATAAAGTGCCAGCAGGCAAAGCCCTTGCGGTAGACAGAGAACGGTTTTCAAAGGAAGTTACTTCACTTATTTCTAGTAGCAGGTATATTAATGTTATAAGGAAAGAAGCGAACAAGATACCCGATGGAATTACAGTTATAGCGACAGGGCCGCTTACCTCTGCTTCTTTTCTTAAAACCCTCGGCGAGGCGCTGGAAACTGAAAATCTTTATTTTTATGATGCGATTTCTCCAATTGTGACGGCTGAATCTCTTGATATGAGCAGATTATTTTTTGCCGGACGATATGGCAAAGGTTCTGATTATCTTAATGCTCCTTTGACAAAGGAAGAGTATGAAATTTTTTATAATGCTCTTGTCAATGCAGAGCAACACTTGCCCCATAATTTTGAGCGTGGACATTTTTTTGATGCGTGTTTGCCTGTCGAAGAAATTGCAAAGAGAGGCAAGGATTCATTGCGTTTCGGGCCGCTAAGGCCTGTTGGCTTCGACAAAAAATATTTTGCAGTGGTTCAGCTCAGAAAAGAAAACATTGAAGGGAGTCTTTATGAACTTGTAGGCTTTCAAACATCTCTTCGATATGGAGAGCAAGAGCGTGTATTACGGCTGATACCGGGTTTTCGCAACGCTGAGTTTATACGCTTTGGGTCTATCCATAAAAATGCGTACATAAAAAGTTCGGCACTCCTTAAAGATACTTTACAGCTCAAAAAAAATCCTCTTGTTTTGATAGCAGGGCAGCTGTCAGGCGTTGAAGGATATGTTGAATCTATTGCTACAGGTTTGCTTTCTGGTATCAATGCTATAAGAATTGCCTTAAAGAAAGATCCCATATCTATACCACGGAATACACTTCTCGGTTCTTTAATTCACTTTATCGTGGACAATCCGTTGGACACACCACAGCCAATGAGGGCAAATTTTGGTTTAATTCCGGAAGGATTTCTTAAAATAAATAAATCTGTGCGCCGTGAAAAATTTATCGAAGAAAGCAAGAGGCAGATTGAATCTTTAAAAGATAGCTTATGA
- the rpmI gene encoding 50S ribosomal protein L35: protein MKTTKSAAKRFKITGSGKIVSYGAGHSHHLEKKGMKRKKRQLQKREVLKKDLKNIQPLVPYLK, encoded by the coding sequence ATGAAGACAACGAAATCGGCAGCGAAAAGGTTTAAAATTACTGGTAGTGGGAAAATAGTGTCTTATGGTGCTGGTCATAGTCACCACCTTGAAAAGAAGGGCATGAAAAGAAAGAAAAGACAGTTGCAAAAAAGAGAGGTTCTTAAAAAAGATTTAAAAAATATTCAACCTTTAGTTCCGTATTTAAAGTGA
- a CDS encoding carbohydrate ABC transporter permease, which produces MKWLKNVKLSNVLTYALLTIVLVFTVFPFYWMVASSLNRPETLFAFPPKLIPDFYFKNYIDMWHNPPGGISWLRYIGNTVFIAGTTTILSVFNSSLAGFAFAKLKFPLRNKIFILLLGLLMIPGEMLLIPNYVVLKNLNWLNTYQAMIIPWCASVFGIFLTRQFFKTIPNELWEAAQVDGCSISRYFFSVAIPLAKPTLLTLALFVFLGSWNAFLWPLIVATDYAIMPLEVALNSFLSSEGTEWGLLTAASTMATAPILILFLIFQRQFIEGIARGAVKG; this is translated from the coding sequence ATGAAGTGGCTTAAGAACGTTAAATTATCTAACGTTCTTACATATGCTCTTCTGACTATTGTTTTGGTGTTTACCGTTTTTCCATTTTATTGGATGGTTGCTTCTTCATTGAATAGACCAGAAACATTGTTTGCTTTTCCACCGAAACTTATACCTGATTTCTATTTTAAAAATTACATAGACATGTGGCATAATCCTCCCGGTGGGATATCCTGGTTGCGATATATTGGGAATACTGTTTTTATTGCCGGAACTACAACAATACTTTCTGTTTTCAATTCTTCTCTTGCTGGTTTTGCATTTGCAAAACTTAAATTTCCTCTTCGTAATAAAATTTTTATTTTATTACTTGGCCTTCTAATGATTCCAGGCGAAATGCTTCTTATTCCCAATTATGTGGTTTTGAAAAATTTGAACTGGCTCAATACGTATCAAGCAATGATTATACCCTGGTGTGCTAGTGTATTCGGCATATTTCTTACAAGGCAATTTTTTAAAACAATTCCCAACGAACTATGGGAAGCGGCACAGGTAGACGGCTGCTCTATTAGCAGATATTTCTTTTCCGTTGCAATACCCCTTGCGAAACCCACGCTTTTAACACTTGCTCTGTTTGTATTTTTAGGCAGCTGGAATGCATTTCTCTGGCCATTAATTGTTGCAACGGATTATGCGATTATGCCGCTTGAAGTTGCCTTAAATTCTTTTCTTAGCTCAGAGGGTACTGAATGGGGATTGTTGACTGCTGCCTCTACTATGGCAACGGCTCCAATATTAATTCTCTTTCTCATTTTCCAGAGGCAGTTTATAGAGGGTATAGCGCGAGGTGCAGTAAAAGGTTAG
- the infC gene encoding translation initiation factor IF-3 translates to MKERNVIANERIRWKEVRLIDEDGSQMGIVSSREALEIAEKRGYDLIAISPNAKPPVCKLADLGKFIYQKNKQLKEAKKKQTKVEVKQMRYRLKIDKHDLDTKNRKVRKFLENGNRLKLEIWFRGREMAYTDKGFVLAHKIIDALSDIGYLVHEPKLAGRNLIFYMEPTKETLKKIKERRDKDGQKDEDNEIGSEKV, encoded by the coding sequence ATTAAAGAACGAAATGTAATTGCGAATGAAAGAATTAGATGGAAAGAAGTAAGGCTTATTGATGAAGATGGTAGCCAAATGGGTATTGTAAGTTCACGTGAGGCTTTAGAGATTGCGGAGAAGCGCGGTTATGACCTTATAGCTATTTCTCCTAATGCGAAACCACCTGTATGCAAGCTGGCGGATCTGGGTAAATTTATTTATCAGAAGAATAAGCAGCTGAAAGAAGCGAAGAAAAAACAGACTAAAGTTGAAGTCAAACAGATGCGTTATAGGTTGAAGATAGATAAGCATGACCTTGATACAAAAAATCGAAAAGTTCGAAAGTTTTTAGAAAATGGAAATAGATTGAAGCTTGAGATTTGGTTCAGAGGAAGAGAAATGGCTTATACAGATAAGGGTTTTGTACTTGCACATAAAATTATCGATGCGCTTTCAGATATCGGGTATTTAGTTCATGAGCCAAAACTTGCCGGAAGAAATCTTATATTTTATATGGAACCTACCAAGGAAACTTTGAAGAAAATAAAAGAAAGGAGAGATAAAGATGGCCAAAAAGATGAAGACAACGAAATCGGCAGCGAAAAGGTTTAA
- a CDS encoding sugar ABC transporter permease: MTEEVVLQRRKRLRTIKEFLTGYLFISPAVLVLSIFVIFPSIFVFYISTLDWNMIGPKHFIGLTNFINLLFKSPYASEFWGSVLVTAKYVALSVPLQISISLILALLLMRPIKFRGFFRLGIFISYVTPLVATSIVWRWMFHPGYGFLNSFLRLLHFPTSMWLLGSPSALISLVIYTTWHAIGFSTILFMAGLTGVPTELQEAARIDGANANGVFWHITWPMLSPTTFFVLIISMIGAFKMFTPVFVLTRGGPYYTTATTGYYLYVKAFEDWAAGYASAVAVMLFIFIFALTLLNIKFTGRKVFYAGE; this comes from the coding sequence ATGACTGAGGAAGTTGTTCTACAGCGAAGAAAACGCCTAAGGACTATTAAAGAGTTCCTGACTGGATACCTGTTTATTTCGCCTGCTGTACTTGTTCTTTCAATCTTTGTAATTTTCCCCTCAATATTTGTCTTTTATATTAGTACTTTGGATTGGAATATGATTGGGCCAAAGCACTTTATCGGGTTAACTAATTTTATAAACCTTCTTTTCAAATCTCCCTATGCTTCTGAATTTTGGGGTTCTGTTCTCGTTACTGCGAAATATGTTGCCTTGAGTGTGCCTTTACAGATAAGTATTTCGCTCATTTTAGCTTTACTGCTTATGCGTCCCATTAAATTCCGAGGTTTTTTTAGGCTTGGTATTTTTATTTCTTATGTGACACCGTTAGTTGCAACATCTATTGTGTGGAGGTGGATGTTCCACCCTGGTTATGGGTTTTTAAACTCTTTTTTGCGATTGTTGCATTTCCCAACATCTATGTGGCTGTTAGGTTCTCCATCGGCTCTTATTTCACTTGTTATATACACTACCTGGCATGCAATTGGGTTTTCTACAATTCTTTTTATGGCTGGACTTACAGGAGTGCCGACAGAACTGCAAGAAGCAGCTCGTATTGATGGAGCAAACGCAAATGGAGTTTTTTGGCATATTACCTGGCCTATGCTTTCCCCGACAACCTTCTTTGTTCTTATTATTTCTATGATAGGAGCTTTTAAGATGTTTACTCCTGTTTTTGTTTTAACACGTGGTGGACCCTATTACACGACTGCTACAACCGGTTATTACTTATATGTTAAAGCTTTTGAAGATTGGGCAGCAGGATATGCAAGCGCAGTGGCTGTGATGTTATTTATATTTATATTTGCACTTACGTTGCTTAATATCAAATTTACAGGGAGAAAAGTTTTCTATGCAGGAGAATAA
- a CDS encoding ECF transporter S component, protein MKRTKLRSVILAGILAALSFVLMRFTEFPLIPAAPFLKTDLGDIPLLIGAVYLGPWYGVAIAFIKNLLFLASGGGSGGLLGSTVNFIALGSFAIVLGSIVKRTINLKRLLLGFTAGTVVMALVMIPVNLWAVPLFLPGITRPALISYLFKVNLPFNLIKGALDTIIAVVTLTAIKKRNLSI, encoded by the coding sequence ATGAAACGAACTAAACTTCGTAGTGTTATCCTTGCAGGCATCCTTGCAGCATTAAGCTTTGTATTGATGCGTTTCACGGAATTCCCACTCATTCCTGCAGCTCCATTTCTTAAAACCGATTTAGGTGACATTCCTCTCCTCATTGGTGCGGTATATCTCGGTCCATGGTATGGCGTTGCTATTGCATTTATAAAAAATCTTTTATTCCTTGCATCGGGTGGTGGCAGTGGTGGACTGCTTGGGTCAACTGTTAATTTTATCGCACTCGGCAGCTTTGCAATTGTGCTAGGCAGTATCGTTAAGAGAACAATAAATTTAAAAAGATTGTTGTTAGGCTTTACTGCAGGAACAGTAGTAATGGCTCTCGTAATGATCCCCGTAAATTTATGGGCAGTCCCCTTGTTTCTCCCCGGCATTACTCGCCCAGCTCTAATAAGCTACTTATTTAAAGTAAACCTTCCGTTTAACCTTATAAAAGGAGCATTGGATACAATTATCGCAGTTGTAACGCTCACTGCAATAAAAAAGAGAAACCTGAGTATATAA